A region from the Gavia stellata isolate bGavSte3 chromosome 2, bGavSte3.hap2, whole genome shotgun sequence genome encodes:
- the PNRC1 gene encoding proline-rich nuclear receptor coactivator 1, whose protein sequence is MVTTTAPPPFLARISAGTEDPRRLPSTLLQRLRRGDSNCENQPSCCLAGPGGSARPALRRVRRRKGKIRPSPAGLLPSRYQQYQQHRAGLGRRTPLGTHVPGELRAHPAPAASAAPRLVTAPPEEPPAPALSRPAPSKPLRKEFLKNKMGKTEKAAIPYSQPVHSLHLCEQPKINRQKSKCNTPLTKITSAKKVENFWQDSVSPEIVQKQEKKPLKNTENFRNAKCKKPITLTEVSQKENYAGAKFSDPPSPSVLPKPPSHWVGGTAEPSDQNRELMAVHLKTLLKVQA, encoded by the exons ATGGTCACCACCACGGCGCCGCCACCCTTCTTGGCTCGGATCTCGGCAGGCACCGAAGACCCCAGGCGGCTGCCCTCCACTCTCCTCCAGCGCCTCAGGCGAGGAGACAGCAACTGTGAGaaccagcccagctgctgcctggcgGGCCCGGGGGGCAGCGCACGGCCCGCGCTGAGGAGAGTCCGACGGAGGAAGGGAAAGATCCGGCCCAGCCCCGCGGGGCTCCTGCCCAGCCGCTACCAACAGTACCAACAGCATCGCGCCGGCCTGGGGAGAAGGACCCCGCTGGGAACCCACGTCCCGGGCGAACTTCGCGCCCACCCTGCGCCAGCGGCCTCAGCCGCCCCCCGCCTGGTAACGGCACCCCCGGAggagccccccgcgcccgccctcTCGAGACCCGCGCCCAGCAAACCCCTCAGGAAGGAG TTCTTAAAGAACAAGATGGGAAAGACTGAGAAGGCTGCCATCCCCTACAGCCAGCCTGTTCACAGTTTACATCTGTGTGAACAACCAAAGATTAACAGACAGAAGAGTAAATGTAACACGCCACTGACAAAGATCACCTCGGCAAAAAAGGTAGAGAACTTTTGGCAAGATTCTGTGTCGCCAGAAATAGttcagaagcaggagaaaaagccaCTTAAAAACACAGAGAACTTCAGAAATGCCAAGTGCAAGAAACCTATCACCCTAACTGAAGTgagccaaaaagaaaattacgCCGGGGCAAAATTTAGTGACCCACCATCTCCTAGTGTCCTTCCAAAGCCTCCCAGCCACTGGGTGGGTGGTACAGCTGAACCGTCTGACCAAAACAGGGAGTTGATGGCAGTTCATTTGAAAACTCTCCTAAAAGTTCAAGCGTAG
- the BORCS6 gene encoding LOW QUALITY PROTEIN: BLOC-1-related complex subunit 6 (The sequence of the model RefSeq protein was modified relative to this genomic sequence to represent the inferred CDS: deleted 1 base in 1 codon) has protein sequence MSGSGCWGVPAWALWAEMVVQPDPLLGEHGGGVKGAARSARCCYPTEAHPLPPPRQSPCEDGTSSTPLHRAPPISAKRRPLWPRLGQSEATQTLRATPVSAGLPIRADTNNGHAPVSESRARSAKRTDGMGGSLCESHRPIGRHTNSRGYAPARPAANRGGRKQAAARPLVGGGAPEGRHASPAMEVPALRARAAAGLPAAAEEEGPGREVAGRRQDERSLEALSLAAGGGVAAGRQLPEGRRATLASALELEGTVLREGRLTQFVANNLERRIRLSGAPRGEPPAAAAGGGGSIPAIDPGALQDVVALAGQVAAQVDELLRNVHCGLQALTALSVGCIQTYRDGVESLGEAADLSIRAMYALVARCEELDRAMQPVPALAKRIREMKGTLERLEGLCK, from the exons ATGAGCGGGTCGGGCTGCTGGGGAGTGCCTGCCTGGGCTTTGTGGGCTGAAATGGTGGTGCAACCGGATCCACTGCTAGGAGAACATGGCGGGGGAGTGAAAGGAGCAGCTCGCAGCGCC CGGTGTTGTTACCCGACCGAGGCACACCCCCTTCCGCCCCCGCGCCAATCGCCGTGCGAGGACGGGACGAGCAGCACGCCTCTCCACCGGGCGCCGCCAATCTCGGCGAAACGGCGGCCTCTCTGGCCCCGCCTCGGCCAATCAGAAGCGACACAAACACTTAGGGCCACGCCCGTTTCCGCAGGCCTCCCAATCCGGGCAGACACAAACAACGGGCACGCCCCAGTCTCCGAGTCACGGGCCCGCAGTGCAAAGCGAACGGACGGGATGGGCGGTTCTCTTTGCGAGAGCCACCGGCCAATCGGACGGCACACAAACAGCCGTGGCTACGCCCCCGCGCGCCCCGCAGCCAATCGAGGGGGACGTAAACAGGCGGCGGCGCGCCCCCTGGTGGGCGGCGGCGCGCCGGAGGGCAGGCACGCGTCGCCCGCCATGGAGGTGCCGGCCCTgcgggcccgggcggcggcCGGGCTGCCGGCcgcggcggaggaggagggacCCGGCCGTGAGGTGGCGGGGCGGAGGCAGGATGAGCGGAGCCTGGAGGCGCTGAGCCtggccgccggcggcggggtggcggcggggcggcagctgccggaggggcggcgggcgaCGCTGGCGAGCGCCCTGGAGCTGGAGGGGACGGTGCTGCGCGAGGGGCGCCTCACCCAGTTCGTGGCCAACAACCTGGAGCGGCGGATCCGGCTGAGCGGCGCCCCGCGGGGCgagccgccggcggcggcggcggggggcggcggctcTATCCCCGCCATCGATCCCGGGGCGCTGCAGGACGTGGTGGCCCTGGCCGGGCAGGTGGCGGCGCAGGTGGACGAGCTGCTGCGCAACGTCCACTGCGGCCTGCAGGCCCTGACGGCCCTCAGCGTCGGCTGCATCCAGACCTACCGCGACGGGGTGGAGAGCCTGGGCGAGGCGGCCGACCTCAGCATCCGCGCCATGTACGCGCTGGTGGCGCGCTGCGAGGAGCTGGACCGCGCCATGCAGCCCGTGCCCGCCCTGGCCAAGCGCATCCGCGAGATGAAGGGCACCCTGGAGCGGCTGGAGGGGCTCTGCAAGTAG